A part of Ziziphus jujuba cultivar Dongzao chromosome 8, ASM3175591v1 genomic DNA contains:
- the LOC107414510 gene encoding uncharacterized protein LOC107414510 isoform X2, translating into MVTPYGIKFAVHIVTSHFGNLVAKVCENLLKRGPLTLQQLVRFTELTSVQVKNSLLILIQHNCVQAFSAEQPDDIVNGQIQTQYLALFDNILHRLRFPKFLEMVSQELDKDCEQLLEGLLQHGRLTQEQMYERAKSFKSGVQNDARESFQKLVTARFIEQCPAPEPFVAEPSPDETPAKKRGAKSAKVVEVRKTLEQCVLEAAAPMEALRFSIMTNLEAENDTEMSKDSSPIMHAGEKRKSDTLELDGEFASDNKEVTLWRANFEEFIRCLRHKACVENVRARLDDGAAIVLRALLKATRAAENKVKMENSASLSLNSIFEEVMKSEAGRSMTLDRVRASLVQLGCPSSMAIDELYSVDLKNNIELARNDEVESIVLKRHGKDAYRMFRLLSKAGRLLETDKISDMTLVEKKDTPKILYKLWQDDYLYMEVDSFNLLI; encoded by the exons ATGGTGACTCCGTACGGAATCAAGTTCGCGGTCCACATAGTTACTTCACATTTCGGCAACCTAGTCGCT AAAGTGTGTGAAAATCTTCTAAAAAGAGGACCCCTAACACTCCAACAACTAGTTCGTTTCACGGAGCTCACTTCTGTGCAAGTTAAGAACTCCCTCCTCATCCTTATCCAGCACAATTGCGTTCAAGCTTTCTCTGCTGAGCAACCCG ATGATATTGTAAACGGGCAAATACAGACCCAATACTTGGCATTGTTCGATAACATACTCCATCGCTTGAGGTTTCCCAAATTCTTGGAGATGGTATCCCAGGAGCTGGATAAAGAT TGCGAACAACTTCTTGAGGGTTTGCTTCAGCATGGTAGGCTTACTCAGGAACAAATGTATGAAAGAGCCAAGTCATTTAAAAGTGGAG TTCAGAATGATGCGCGGGAAAGTTTTCAGAAACTTGTGACTGCACGGTTTATTGAACAATGCCCAGCCCCTGAACCATTTGTTGCCGAACCATCTCCAGATGAAACACCTGCAAAGAAGCGAGGTGCTAAATCTGCTAAG gTGGTTGAAGTACGAAAGACATTAGAGCAATGTGTCTTAGAAGCAGCAGCGCCtatggaagctttgaggttttCAATTATGACAAATCTTGAGGCTGAAAATGACACTGAAATGAGCAAGGATAGTTCTCCAATCATGCATGCTGGAGAGAAG CGCAAAAGTGATACGTTGGAGTTGGATGGGGAATTTGCGTCTGACAACAAGGAAGTAACTCTTTGGCGTGCGAATTTTGAGGAATTCATTCGTTGCCTGAGGCATAAG GCTTGTGTGGAAAATGTGAGAGCACGACTGGATGATGGAGCTGCAATTGTCTTAAGGGCATTGTTAAAAGCAACTAGAGCTGCAGAGAATAAAGTGAAAATGGAAAATTCAG CTTCCCTGTCACTTAATTCCATTTTTGAGGAGGTGATGAAGAGTGAAGCCGGTCGGAGCATGACGTTGGATCGTGTTAGAGCTTCCCTTGTCCAATTGGGTTGTCCATCCTCCATGGCGATAGATGAGTTATATAGTGTTG ATTTGAAGAACAATATCGAACTTGCCCGGAATGATGAG GTGGAATCAATTGTGTTGAAAAGACATGGGAAGGATGCTTACAGAATGTTTAGGCTACTGTCAAAGGCTGGCCGCCTACTTGAGACTGATAAA ATTTCAGATATGACATTGGTTGAAAAGAAGGATACTCCCAAGATTCTATACAAGCTATGGCAGGATGACTACTTGTATATGGAGGTAGACTCCTTCAATCTTCTCATATGA